Proteins found in one Hyla sarda isolate aHylSar1 chromosome 7, aHylSar1.hap1, whole genome shotgun sequence genomic segment:
- the LOC130282303 gene encoding uncharacterized protein LOC130282303 codes for MRRRLLIDCSSHMTLGHSLKISTTEDQSAGLKHGNGGGGSSGSCAARHEPFFSSALQLCAIIVNLDQVSLWIRESIPLYCLAVYQIFCSCDLTMLLCRLPTELLLRPDYATVPPALTYCYPDYELPHPSCASHLPSRLCGRAMPGVATWVSPAAASPSCFAAGSGEDQRHLRLGSLVWSESSATQVQRIHIHRSSCVQKGFDITTRNKTFYQHCLVETPPAGTVCHTKCAALLEDIKLL; via the exons ATGCGCAGGAGGCTGCTGATTGACTGCAGTAGTCACATGACCCTGGGGCACTCACTGAAGATATCCACTACTGAAGACCAGAGCGCAGGACTGAAGCATGGAAATGGAGGCGGAG GATCTTCAGGATCATGTGCTGCAAGGCATGAACCATTTTTTTCTTCAGCTCTTCAACTCTGCGCTATCATTGTGAACTTGGACCAGGTATCATTATGGATAAG agaaagcattccattgtattgccttgccgtgtaccagatcttctgctcttgtgacttgaccatgctcctctgccgcctgcctactgaactcctgctacgtcctgactacgctactgtgccgcctgccctgacctactgctatcctgactatgagttgcctcatccctcctgtgcctcgcatctccccagccgcctgtgtggtcgagccatgccaggggtagcgacctgggtgtcgcctgcagctgcaagcccatcctgctttgctgcgggctctggtgaagaccagcggcaccttagactcggctccctggtatggtccgagtcatctgccacacaggtccagcggatccacatacatcgGAGTTCCTGTGTTCAGAAAG GCTTTGATATTACAACACGGAACAAAACTTTTTATCAGCACTGCTTGGTTGAGACGCCACCAGCCGGGACTGTCTGCCACACAAAGTGTGCTGCCCTACTGGAGGACATAAAACTGCTGTGA